The Magnolia sinica isolate HGM2019 chromosome 9, MsV1, whole genome shotgun sequence genome contains a region encoding:
- the LOC131254946 gene encoding E3 ubiquitin ligase BIG BROTHER-related-like, translating to MMLRMNGGDGSGYGSSDSGSYVYEDEAGDDPNDDGNDAGSIDDGEDAFDVHGRAPSEDELGVEIDPSAFDSDEAYARALQDAEEREVIFRLMALASINDCEFTRTMKNECLNYNDGCWEDEVANITGCKDTFCGRVCECPLVQEVQFKGDVYSSCQGKPLSRSI from the exons ATGATGCTTAGAATGAATGGCGGTGATGGAAGCGGTTATGGAAGTTCTGATAGTGGTAGTTATGTTTATGAAGATGAAGCTGGTGATGATCCGAATGATGATGGGAATGATGCTGGGAGCATTGATGATGGTGAAGATGCATTCGATGTGCATGGACGGGCCCCGAGTGAGGATGAATTGGGTGTGGAGATCGACCCGTCAGCGTTTGATAGTGATGAGGCATATGCGAGGGCCCTTCAGGATGCAGAGGAGCGAGAAGTTATTTTTCGCTTGATGGCCCTTGCCAGCATCAATGATTGTGAGTTCACTCGAACTATG aaaaatgagtGTTTGAACTATAATGATGGTTGTTGGGAAGACGAGGTTGCCAACATTACTGGTTGCAAG GATACATTCTGTGGAAGGGTGTGTGAGTGTCCGTTGGTTCAGGAAGTGCAGTTTAAGGGAGATGTTTATAGCAGTTGTCAAGGTAAACCTCTCTCCCGctctatatga